TATTGGCCAGCGGGCATCCTCACATTTTTAAATCTGGCCctctttgaaaaatgtttggaGACCCCTGGTGAAAACCAAGGTGGAAGACATGTCAACTATCATGCCAAGAGCCACAGCATGGCGGAACATTATGGGCTAAAGATTTCCTGACAAAAGACTTATTTATGTTGACGAAAGGGGATTCGTGCATTCGTGCACGTTCCAGACCCTTTCACTACCACTCACAGGAAAATGATGCCCGGCTTGATGAATTCCAGCGCAGGTTAACTACACAGAGGATGAATCCCCAACGCAAGACACTCGTCATAgagtggaaaaacacacagacaaatccTCGTCTTTACGGGTGGATTTGAGCTCTTTGAACGGAACATCGTAAGAACAAACAGCTTTTAGGCCGTCGGGGGAAGAGGagctcaaaataaaaccaatacaAAAACATATGTCAGAGCTGCTCATGCGGATTGAATTGAAATTTGTAGCTAAACTTCAGTGAATCACCACATTTGGTGTAGTTACGTTGGTGAAACTATTGTGAACAACACAGTCATGACCCTCTTCGATGTCTTGTTGCACTGTAAGCCCTCAGTGGTTCCAGTTGGGTCTGATCTTTAAAGTACAGTTTAGACAATACACTTTAGAAGATGCTTTCTTAAAtttgcagcttcttcttctttttcttactGCTCCACATCCAGTGGTTCATCCATGGCTGGGATGGTAGTCTCAGCCTATGTTATATTCattaaagatttaaaacatGTTCTATAATTGAAATAGCTCTGACAACCAGGTCATACTGAGTGAGCTTGATGTCTGTGCGGTGTGAGGAGGATGCTACCAATCATCTCCAATACAGTTCCGGTTGTTTACGCTAATTAAATAAAGATCTGTAAATACCTACGATTAATGGGAGGATATATGTTGCTGCTCTAAATCGAGGTCCTTTGGGTAAAGGATCTCGATTTGTAAGATCATTTCTTGGAGTTCGGGTTTTGACGTTATCAGAAATCATTTCTGTGGCGAACGAGTCCTTTGGGGGAGTAAGCTGTTTAAATGCAAATCTGTTTTCCCGTCCTCCCGTCAGCCTCCTGGTTTGGACAATAAGCTCTCTCCCAAGATTTGTTAAGATGAAAAGCCACGCTGTAATTTTCTGCCGCTGTGAATCACACTTTTCAATTTTacagtgtgtacagtgtgtactACTCAAGGGAGAGGCGGGCTGCCTGTACGGTCTACATGAAAACGGACTAAATCTCATACATCTTTGGAACTTTCTTGTGCGATTACTCCACTTTTACACCGACATTTGACATCGAAATTGCTGGTTTTTACAACGCTATTGTTGTATGGGGACAATGTGTTACTTCTGGCGCTACTATTACTCAGATAGAGCAGCGGCAGGTGATTGGAGTAAAAAGAGGATGTTATGTTACCTTGCTATTTAAGGCgttgttattattcattttatttgtgttctcTTGAGTTGGGCCGTGTTGCATTATTAAAATGAGTAGAAATAGACATATTTTAGCTTTTGTTACTGATTCAATGTTGCTTGTATGAATTTACAGCAAAGAAGTTTGTTTATAAAGAACTGGTCCATCCAAGAAGTCCCATTTCTGCCACGACCTTCTCCGGGCCGTCGGCTGTCACTGAAaagtttccctttgtttttggCTTTGACAattatcaaaagcctccacgaGGTACTTACTGAATCACACAGCACGTCAGCTCTCTCCTCCACTCTCGGTTCAGAGTAAATACAATACTGACAACTCCTCAATGAGGACGAGCGAGAAATAATGGCCTTTGATTTTTTTGATAGTCCCAGCGTGGAactgtcttctcctcttctctgaaTGTTCCTCGCTGGTTTctctgatctgtgtgtgtgtgtgtgtgtgtgttggtgtgtgtgtgtctgtctgcgtgcATGGGTCTCTGCCACAtctgctcccgggggggggagtgaacgCAGCACAAATGTCACATCGAGAGTGTCATCGTGGAAGGTCGCATCGGTTCGGCTCAGGTGTGCAGGTCGGAGTCCAAAGCCTCGATATCCTGAAACAGGATGAAAGTTGTAACCACGTCGAAGGCTCTGAACTTTAGTCCAATGATTGTTGTGACCTGTGTAAGATCACATTAAAGTCTGGAAGTGTCCTGGTCACATCAGAGCGTTTGATGAACATCCGCGACATTAAATGTCACTTAACGTACTTTCAGAATTAAGCTTATAGAAGTGTTCGTTTCAAGcagatttttaaatatatcaCTCGTAGAAAACCCTCAAGATTCTCTTAAAAACCTTCGCCACTTAACGTGCTTTAATGTTTATACAGAAATTAGTGTATTTAAACACAAGACAAATGAAAGAGGACGTTACGAGGACCAAAGTGGTTTAACATTTTAACGTGCATAATGATTCTTTCTGCCTTTTAGCAAAGGTCTGAAGAGTACCAACATGCCGGACATCCTGTTGCAGGCTTTCCCCCTGATAGAACAGATAATGGAGGGGAAAGTATTATTTAGGCAGTCCCTCTAATTGGCTGCAGTAGAAAGCGTTTGAAAGCATCAAGTGtgtcgcaaaaaaaaaacacacagttttCCACATATGTGCTGCAAATTGAATGCAATTACAGATTTCACTTTATTATGCTGGTGCATAATTCCCGTGAGCAGAAAAACACAACGACGTACTCAAGAGGAGAACCCGTCTGTCACACTAAAGCAACAGCTACGTTCTAATTAAAAATTGTAATTAGCGCTTTACTTATCAGCGACTGTAGTGTTTAGGACCCATTATATTCCGACAAGGGTCAAAATGAGGCTGAAGAAGGATGTTAACCATAATCTAGATTTATGAATACCCTTATAGGGATTTAAAGGAATAAACGTGGAGATATGCTCTTGGTCGCTTTCCTATTAAGATTTGAATGAAAAGATCAATACCACTCTTGTGTGTGAGGTAACGTATAGGAACATCCAGCAGGCTGTTAGCTTAGCGGATAATTAACCATAATCACTTAAGAAAAAGCAAATGTCACTAATTGGAAATGTGCATCTTGTTTGCTTATAGAGGAGTTTTTGAGTCTGTTCAATTCAGAGCGTGAAAGCGATTCTAGAGACTTGAAATAGATTATCAGCTAGGATAAGCTAACGGATGGTAGTATATTTACACCTGGCTACATTTAACGGACATGTTAAACCTACGATGATCGACTCTTCATTCAGATTTCATTGATAATTGGTCACTTTGAAGAGCGAGAGATAACAGCACAGATGTGAGGCTCTTTGTCAAATGGAACGCTTACACTCTTTCTTATTGTCTTGGTCCATTTTAGATAAGACAACTTATGAATCATTTAACCATTAAACCGTACGTTTAAACATACTGATATCACTGCTCTACAAAAACAATCATTATCAGTACAAATTCCTCTCTGTCGAACCAACAATATAAAATGTGTGCGTTTCTGGTCACATCAACTCCATTGGAGTGTTTATACATGTGATCAAGTGCATGTCAGGTAAACATGAATATTGATTCAACCTAACAACATCACATCACTAATACAACATCACACTCTCCATACCATACCCCCCTCAGTCTGTGAGCACCAGAGCGGATCCAAGGGCAGCCTCTAGTTGCTGCTTTGTCAATTTCCCTGTGTTCCTCAGAGaagcaacgcacacacacatacaatttgTCTAATGTGTCAACGTCATACGTAGGATTGGGCTTTGCTTTTCGGagtttgtgatgtttttttgtcctttttagaATGTTTTGTTCATGTAAGATCTGTGGAAAACAGGCTGTTTCTTCTGATAAGCAGATGAGGGAATTACAGTAATGTTAGGATATGTGCACAATAATTAttgcattaaaacaaatgcatttttacatttgtaaataTTATTGTGTAACTGTGGAATAAATCCCACTTGTGTGAATTACTCTGTTAGTAGGGTATTAATACGCCAGAAAGCATTATGTAGTCATTCAGATGTTTACTCATTTTTTGCCACATTGAGTGGttgtttactctttttttcagttCTGTTTTAGGTGTACTTTTCCATTTTtctaacctcccccccccccacaatattTGCTAATTTAACCTTTTATGCTCAGGTCTAGATTTGTTGTGTTGAATCTGTCTGCCAACCTGTGTGTGGTTTCTATGGGGATATTGGGGAAGTGTGGCAGTAATTTCCTCCAATTAATGGTCAAAGTCAATTAGCCCGTTAAACAGGGTTGCTACGGCGAGATAATTACTCTAAGTTTGAATAGCGCCACACTAACTCTAACCTCTTAAATTAATTGGGTTTTTCTGTGAGAGTAAAAATGTCCACGCGACAGATGCAGTGTTTCTTTGGAAGATGCTTGATTCTATCAGTCAACGCGGCCCTTCTGGGTACCAAAGATGAAACTGGATTGGTTCAAAGTAGCCTGTGAACATTTGTGCGAATACTTTATCTTGTGGCAACCTGATACCACCTGATCATCGTAGCTACACACTGAATCTCAAGTGTCAGCTTTCAGATGGGATCCCTTCCACTTGCCTCTTCTTTAGCATTTAGCAAGACCcaggtgcactttatctttattttgtattttatctttatttcttaacttaactaacccatagcatatattttattatattttatatcttaatcctgcactacgttgtctgttgtccattgtcgtactgtctgccgtcatgcaccaaccgccaagtcaaattccatgtatgtctgacatattatggcaataaacatcacctgattcctgattcctggtgCATCCATGACATACTTCAGACGCTGCCCTTCCTTTACCTCAAGGTCACTTGTTAAGCtcactaaacacacacgcaaCCTACACCAAGTTCCCTCAGGAGATATTTGCATCACGACGCAGGTGACTTGAGATGCACAGGCCAGCACCAGCGTGCAGTCGTCTTGCTCTCTTTGCGGTGGAAACATTCGAGTGGGAGGGAACCCTCCTTGTTAATTTCACGTCTCGGTTTATAGAGACGGTAGAAAGTGGGCCACCAACGGAGAAAACATGACCTGCTTCACTCTCCATTCACTGCGTGGATTAAATCAGCTCTCATCACCGCTGATCTACCGTGAGAAATGGGATTAATCAATCGTGGACGGTACTTCTATCTGCAAATTAAAAACAGCGCTCATCACACAACACGTACCTCCATTGTTCTGCTGTTATATTTATGACATGGTTAGTGGGAGGCTTTATCACAATATGGGAACATTAATCCAACAAACCTCAAATGTGTAAACTGAACGCTTTATGGAACATGTATCAAGAGGTAAATCTGAGAACGAAAACTATATTAAATAAAGGTGTGGAATGGGGTTATGGGGCATggaatgtgtgttaatgtgagGAATTACATATAGATATGTTGTGTTTCTATGTTGAACTAGTTATGGTCTTGTAATTCAATATAATTATCCTGAAAATGAAATTTTTCATTATAGAGGAGCTTATATAGGATTTAATATTCTCAATCTcacattgtattgttttttttatcatacaaataaatgaatgagttcTATCAAGGTATTTCTACAGCTCACTCTAGCCTAAAAACTGACATTCCCTTAAACATGTTTAATCTCCAAATGTGATAAATTCCCAATTATTTTATCTTCAGAATGTATTCAGGCAGATTTCTACATTTGACTGTATCACCATTGTGACGCTCCCATGCTCTGATTGGATCAATACACTTTCAGTGGGATTTAATAACTACTGTTGCTGACAGTTGCTTGTACCCCTCCGTCACGACACTAACAAAGACAGACACttcactgaaaaacaaaataccTCAACTATGTTAGAAGTTAGAATGAAATCTTGCAGATCAGAAGAGATACTGTATATCATTTATTTGCATTGTTAATCTTGACCCAGAGTTAATAGACGCTTTGACGGATGCCCTCTGAGTCCAATGTCGCTGTTCCCTGTTTTTTGGTCTCTCTCTTACGGTGAACAGAGATTGACGCTTTGGTAGACGTTACTTTGATCCTTGATGCAGAGATTCTTGGCTGGCAGACATTTTCTCTGTCTTGATCTGAAAAACATATACCAGTCAGAGACAATGAAAATCATGTGATGGGTAGCAGCAGCAAATACTGTGTACCTCACAGGTATGAAGCTTATTTTAAAGCTATGCTTTGAGCATTGGCTACACCAGCATCTGACTCATTGCCAAACGTAAAGGCTTGTATTCAACATCATGCATTGAATTGCAGTCACTGATAAATGCAAAATTAATTCATCATAATTAGAGAATGCTTCTTTCCAATTAAGGGTAAAAGCATATTATTAGTAATAGCTTTAAAATAGAAGTTACCGTGGCTGCTCATAACGTGTGTCTTAAAGTAAATGCTACTTTGTGGAGAAAATCAGTCAAAAGCAGATTTTAATACATAATTAAAGACGCATAAATGGCTAAAACATGTGTAATTCATGTTGCACATTCAAATGTTTACATGGTTTTCAGAAGAGAAATTAATGTCAAAAGTTGCAGAAGTCTGTTCTGATTAAATTTGCAGATCGTAAAAAGATGTTCTCCTCCGATCATCCCAGGTAAGGTATGtcttaaaaatatgaaaactTCAAAAAGATTGCAGCATTGTGAAATTCTTGAACTTTTCCATCATTACAGATGTACTCAAATGGGTTTGGTCGGCTCACATCCCTCCATTGCACACTTGCTGATGGTACGTTGCTCTCTGCTGCCCTCACATGCCACTTAAAGGAACTTCCTTTCCCTTTTGCTCCAACAATCTAACAAAGGCCGACTTACCGACAACAGTCAATGAATCAAAGAATGTCAGAGCGAGATAATGGCTTTTATTTGTCCTTGCTGGGGGCTGATGTAGCTCCTCCAGAGTACAAGTGCATGAGATCTTACTCACCCTAACGAGCCTCAAGACACGAGGAGCTTTCGCATATCACACATGCATCAACACGCACGCGTTTTAAATGAATCACTGTGCCGCGTGTTTTGCCACTCCAAAGGAAATTGTCACATACCGGCTACATTTCTGGTTCTTACCTGAGCCGCTTGCTTCCAAAGAGAGATAGCCATCCAATAAGGAGCTGAACCCCGTCAGCCCCCCCATAGCAGCATAATGGACATCCCTGCCTGTAGGCCGACCACGTGATTCTCGCTCTAGTTTGGTCTCAACCTgacgaaaacaaaaaaaaatgatctgaGTTCCGATTGAGTTCAAAGGGTGCTGCTCTATGTTGCTGAGCAAATAGAAAcaataatgtaaatatatgttttttataCCACGTAATCTGTGTTTAATTTGACTCCACTCACCAGTGTCTGATGGGCAGAGCAGGGCTGACCACACCCACAGGTGGAGGGGCTCTTGAATCCAGAACAGGAACTGCCTGAAAAATGTTACTCTCATCTTGAACATGAACTGTACACAACTCTCCAGATGTCTCTCTTCAAGTTGCGCAATTTCACACTCACACTTATTGCACAAGTGGCCAGTAGCTTCACTGTGATCCTGAGGAAAGTGTTTACACCTGCAGCGGACTGGATTTGGCCCAATCCTGGGAACATACTGGTAGGCAGAGCAGTGACACCCTCTGACCTGACATGGTAGGGACAGGGGCCGCTCAGAGGGCACCGCCTCAAAGTCGGTCCTGTGTTGCTTGTACCTGGACCAAATGATATTAAACACAAACGTGTTCATGCATGAAAGTCTAAGTGTGTGCTGGTGAAAAgggtgggtggggtggtggCATTTGATTTCACGTGCTATCAAGAAATCCTACAACCTGTGTGAGCAGAAGCACTGTGTCTCGGGGCCAATGAGTTTGCAGTCGATACCTCCTGGGACCCCAAAGCTGACATATAGCCTGTTTTTCGCTCGCTGAGGGAGCATCCTCTTTTTGTACTCCTCGTATTCCTCTGGAGTGAATAGTTGTCCTCCGTCATCATCACCCACAATTCTTGAAAGGACAAAGCaccaataaaataacaaataacaaaaggaCATTTAGTTATTTTAGCACTTGAATTCTACTTCAGGTAGCTGTTAATTTCAATACTCTGCTTCCATTAAATGGCATGTTAGGTGCCAGATGCTCGATCACAGGTGAATTAAACACTTCTGATGAACTAAAGTCAGGAGTAAAAAGCATACAATCGTTGAGACAAACCTTTTGTACTCGCAATAATCATCGACTGCTCGTAGAGCTGAATTGTCTAAACATATTTTCTCCATGGGACCAGCAACGAATATCCGTTGATTCATCCGTTTGAGGTCTTTCGCAGCTGGAAACTTCTGTGTACCGCAGCAAACGttagttgccatggagatgttTGTAGGCGTCCCTGTAACGGTCGATACGAGGG
This genomic interval from Pungitius pungitius chromosome 17, fPunPun2.1, whole genome shotgun sequence contains the following:
- the fam221a gene encoding protein FAM221A, with the protein product MYIFATTNVNVIFSFINVRPNIPFILSLSFPCEASLVSTVTGTPTNISMATNVCCGTQKFPAAKDLKRMNQRIFVAGPMEKICLDNSALRAVDDYCEYKRIVGDDDGGQLFTPEEYEEYKKRMLPQRAKNRLYVSFGVPGGIDCKLIGPETQCFCSHRYKQHRTDFEAVPSERPLSLPCQVRGCHCSAYQYVPRIGPNPVRCRCKHFPQDHSEATGHLCNKCSSCSGFKSPSTCGCGQPCSAHQTLVETKLERESRGRPTGRDVHYAAMGGLTGFSSLLDGYLSLEASGSDQDRENVCQPRISASRIKVTSTKASISVHRKRETKKQGTATLDSEGIRQSVY